The proteins below come from a single Cupriavidus pauculus genomic window:
- a CDS encoding helix-turn-helix domain-containing protein, with protein sequence MSLLSQSQAMRRQRGITIADLSRMVGMAAQNLSAILRGKKDSRASTFEALAAAMDAEWVMVPRERLMEVRQVLEGKGAGPDRAARSSLDVFLSPGREPAE encoded by the coding sequence ATGTCATTACTTTCGCAGTCGCAGGCCATGCGACGCCAGCGGGGCATCACCATCGCGGACCTGAGCCGCATGGTAGGCATGGCCGCGCAGAATCTGTCGGCGATCCTGCGCGGCAAGAAGGACAGCCGCGCCTCGACCTTCGAGGCGCTTGCGGCCGCCATGGATGCCGAATGGGTGATGGTGCCCCGGGAGCGGCTGATGGAGGTCCGGCAGGTGCTCGAAGGGAAGGGCGCCGGGCCCGACCGCGCCGCCCGCTCGTCGCTCGACGTGTTTCTGAGCCCCGGCCGGGAGCCCGCCGAATGA
- a CDS encoding type II toxin-antitoxin system HipA family toxin, which produces MSFELHPRFLEVRLYDRLCGYLCEAGGNTRFVPSEAFRGDADRPTLSLSITVPTEAGRAATSEVLDNPFHPAIYNTGAELPPYFAGLLPEGELRQRLEATRANPEDKDDFGVLASAGNDLPGAVVVVPADIGALPEYVRTYGVTGGADNLEIAVVEGATEGAASVSGVQNKLALSTVRKGERYTLPTHGKVSDIIAKLPAKNDDAQVFNEFVSMQLAAAAGVNIAPIQVLPMSSIDVDGLAASLGDGLPGRGLHYLAVDRFDRGPGGRVHAEDGCQMLGRMPSRKYANADAYVRLVAVLYRLSPSGVQNVRQFFLRQAVNTLIGNSDAHLKNFSVIYHNGRLPELSPAYDIVCVAALPNFTSYGQNVAIDARQRQETLADYERIAEQAGVPKRIATAAVKEAVALAHAHWPALLNTLDAPQPIRDVITERLATLPLASAGRPRTSR; this is translated from the coding sequence ATGAGCTTCGAACTGCATCCGCGCTTCCTCGAAGTCCGGCTTTACGACCGGCTCTGCGGCTACCTGTGCGAAGCCGGCGGCAATACGCGCTTCGTCCCGTCGGAGGCCTTCCGCGGCGATGCCGACCGGCCCACGCTGAGCCTGTCCATCACCGTGCCGACCGAAGCGGGCCGCGCGGCCACCTCCGAGGTCCTCGACAACCCCTTCCACCCGGCGATCTACAACACCGGCGCCGAGCTGCCGCCCTACTTTGCGGGCCTGCTGCCCGAGGGCGAACTGCGCCAGCGCCTCGAGGCCACGCGGGCCAATCCTGAAGACAAGGACGATTTCGGCGTGCTCGCGTCCGCGGGCAACGACCTGCCGGGCGCGGTCGTGGTGGTGCCGGCCGATATCGGCGCGCTACCCGAATACGTTCGCACCTACGGCGTGACGGGCGGCGCCGACAATCTCGAGATCGCGGTCGTGGAAGGCGCGACGGAGGGCGCGGCATCGGTCTCGGGCGTGCAGAACAAGCTCGCGCTTTCCACCGTGCGCAAGGGGGAGCGGTACACGCTGCCGACCCACGGCAAGGTGTCCGACATCATCGCCAAGCTACCGGCGAAGAACGACGATGCGCAGGTGTTCAACGAGTTCGTCTCGATGCAGCTGGCCGCGGCGGCGGGCGTCAATATCGCGCCGATCCAGGTGCTGCCGATGTCGAGCATCGACGTCGACGGCCTCGCGGCGTCGCTGGGCGATGGCCTGCCGGGTCGCGGGCTACATTACCTCGCGGTGGATCGTTTCGACCGCGGCCCCGGTGGCCGCGTCCACGCCGAGGACGGTTGCCAGATGCTGGGCCGGATGCCTAGCCGCAAGTACGCCAATGCCGATGCCTATGTCCGGCTCGTGGCCGTGCTCTATCGCCTGAGCCCGAGCGGCGTGCAGAACGTGCGCCAGTTCTTTCTGCGGCAGGCCGTCAATACGCTGATCGGCAACAGCGACGCGCATCTCAAGAACTTCTCGGTGATCTATCACAACGGCCGCTTGCCCGAGCTGTCTCCCGCGTACGACATCGTGTGCGTGGCCGCGCTGCCGAACTTCACGTCCTATGGACAGAACGTGGCGATCGACGCGCGGCAGCGGCAGGAGACGCTCGCCGATTACGAGCGCATCGCGGAACAGGCCGGTGTTCCGAAACGCATCGCCACGGCCGCGGTGAAAGAGGCCGTGGCGCTCGCGCATGCGCACTGGCCCGCGCTGCTGAACACGCTCGATGCGCCGCAGCCGATCCGCGACGTGATTACCGAG